A window of Cottoperca gobio chromosome 16, fCotGob3.1, whole genome shotgun sequence contains these coding sequences:
- the fpr1 gene encoding chemokine-like receptor 1, whose translation MMELMTASPFYHINSTDATGRNGSMYEDDDEYDYKDEHAELRQSLNIMSLIVYCLAFVLGVLGNGVVIWVTGFKMKKTVNTVWFLNLAVADFLFTAFLPLSVTYTAMDFHWPFGKFMCKLNSTISFLNMFASVYILVVISVDRCVSVVWPIWAQNHRSVHKASCVSLGVWGLALILSAPYFIFRDTGPSYNNEAIINCFNNFAFSDDYETPSVNQLRQFRHQAMTITRFLLGFVVPFTVIVSCYAVIIHRLRRNRTLASQSSRPFKIIAAVIITFFLCWAPYHIMALIEMVNHMANHTSETLDHVTTIGVPIATSLAFLNSCLNPLLYVFMGQDFKDKVRKSILNVLETAFQEEISRSYTYTNSMVTSRSKEKSVSDAEV comes from the coding sequence ATGATGGAGCTAATGACCGCTTCCCCTTTCTATCACATCAATTCAACAGATGCCACTGGAAGAAATGGCTCTATGTATGAGGACGATGATGAGTATGACTACAAAGACGAGCATGCTGAGCTGAGACAGTCTCTCAACATCATGTCTCTCATTGTTTACTGCCTGGCCTTTGTTCTCGGTGTGCTCGGGAATGGAGTGGTTATCTGGGTTACCGGATTCAAGATGAAGAAAACAGTTAACACAGTTTGGTTCCTCAACCTCGCTGTGGCCGACTTCCTCTTCACAGCATTTTTGCCTCTAAGTGTGACCTACACAGCTATGGATTTCCACTGGCCTTTTGGCAAATTCATGTGCAAACTCAACAGCACTATAAGCTTTCTGAACATGTTTGCCAGTGTCTACATTCTGGTGGTGATCAGCGTGGacagatgtgtgtctgtggtgtggcCCATCTGGGCCCAGAACCACCGAAGTGTACACAAGGCTTCCTGTGTGAGTCTGGGTGTTTGGGGGCTGGCTCTGATTCTCAGCGCTCCATACTTCATCTTCAGGGATACTGGGCCGTCATATAACAATGAAGCCATCATCAACTGCTTCAACAACTTTGCTTTTTCTGATGACTATGAAACACCGTCTGTGAATCAGCTGCGACAGTTTCGTCATCAGGCCATGACCATCACCCGCTTCCTCCTGGGATTTGTTGTCCCCTTCACTGTCATTGTCTCCTGTTATGCTGTGATAATCCATCGTCTCAGAAGAAACCGCACCCTGGCCAGCCAGTCAAGTCGCCCCTTTAAGATCATCGCTGCAGTTATCATCACTTTTTTCCTGTGCTGGGCTCCTTATCACATCATGGCTTTAATTGAGATGGTGAATCACATGGCTAATCATACAAGTGAAACATTAGACCATGTCACCACCATCGGAGTCCCTATAGCAACCAGCCTGGCCTTTCTCAACAGTTGCCTGAACCCACTACTGTACGTGTTCATGGGCCAAGATTTCAAGGATAAAGTCCGCAAGTCCATCCTGAATGTATTGGAGACTGCCTTCCAGGAAGAGATTTCGCGCTCTTATACCTACACAAACTCAATGGTCACCAGTCGGAGCAAAGAAAAGTCTGTTTCTGATGCCGAGGTATAA
- the LOC115021131 gene encoding chemokine-like receptor 1 yields the protein MEMNTTASYPTNSTVVSGNNGSEFIDAYAKVRQSLNIMSLIIYCLAFVLGVLGNGVVIWVTGFKMKKTVNTVWFLNLAVADFLFTASLPLSVVYLASGFHWPFGKFMCKLNSTISFLNIFASVYILMVISVDRCVSVVWPIWAQNHRSVRKASYVSLGVWVVSLILSAPYFIFRDTGPSFFDKDIINCFYNFALSDDNESLSVFQLSLFRLQAMTITRFLLGFVVPFTVIVSCYAVIIHRIRRNRTLASQSSRPFKIIAAVIITFFLCWAPYHIFSLIEMVNYTYRSETLGHVTTIGVPIATSLAFLNSCLNPLLYVFMGQDFKDKVRKSILNILKTAFQEEVSGSHTDAKSVETSRTNDKSALDTEV from the coding sequence ATGGAGATGAATACTACCGCTTCCTATCCCACCAATTCAACAGTCGTATCTGGAAATAATGGCTCTGAGTTTATTGATGCGTATGCTAAGGTGAGACAGTCTCTCAACATCATGTCTCTCATTATCTACTGCCTGGCCTTTGTTCTCGGTGTGCTCGGAAATGGAGTGGTTATCTGGGTTACCGGATTCAAGATGAAGAAAACAGTTAACACAGTTTGGTTCCTCAACCTCGCTGTGGCCGACTTCCTCTTCACAGCAAGTTTGCCCCTGAGTGTGGTGTACTTGGCTTCGGGTTTCCACTGGCCTTTCGGTAAGTTCATGTGCAAGCTGAACAGCACTATAAGCTTTCTGAACATCTTTGCCAGTGTCTACATTCTGATGGTGATCAGCGTGGacagatgtgtgtctgtggtgtggcCCATCTGGGCCCAGAACCACCGAAGTGTACGCAAGGCTTCCTATGTGAGTCTTGGTGTTTGGGTGGTATCTCTGATTCTCAGCGCTCCATACTTCATCTTCAGGGATACTGGGCCGTCATTTTTCGATAAAGACATCATCAACTGCTTCTACAACTTTGCCCTCTCTGATGACAATGAAtcactgtctgtgtttcagctcaGTCTGTTTCGTCTTCAGGCTATGACCATCACCCGCTTCCTCCTGGGATTTGTTGTCCCCTTCACTGTCATTGTCTCCTGTTATGCTGTGATAATCCATCGTATCAGAAGAAACCGCACTCTGGCCAGCCAGTCAAGTCGCCCCTTTAAGATCATTGCTGCAGTTATCATCACTTTTTTCCTGTGCTGGGCTCCTTATCACATCTTCTCTTTAATTGAGATGGTGAATTACACTTATCGAAGTGAAACATTAGGCCATGTCACCACCATCGGAGTCCCTATAGCAACCAGCCTGGCCTTTCTCAACAGTTGTCTGAACCCACTGCTGTACGTGTTCATGGGCCAAGATTTCAAGGATAAAGTCCGCAAATCCATCCTGAATATATTGAAGACTGCCTTCCAGGAAGAAGTTTCTGGATCTCACACTGACGCAAAGTCAGTGGAAACCAGTCGGACCAATGACAAGTCAGCTCTTGATACTGAAGTATAA